A single region of the Bacteroides luhongzhouii genome encodes:
- a CDS encoding AAA domain-containing protein, with amino-acid sequence MSNNPKSPIIDLQQQQLLLRMEYEYEKEEFKRQTETMGVARKVKRGLCWYPVSLGRGYYNSLNQLVIDITRTENKEIEHSFEFGRPVCFFHQSFEGKVKYMDFIATVSFADEERMVVVLPGAGALTELQTDGILGVQLYFDETSYRAMFEALEDTIRAKDNRLAELRDTLLGTQKPGFRELYPVRFPWLNSTQETAVNKVLCTRDVSIVHGPPGTGKTTTLVEAIYETLHREPQVLVCAQSNTAVDWICEKLVDRGVPVLRIGNPTRVNDKMLSSTYERRFESHPAYPELWGIRKSIREMGSRMRRGSYSEREGMRNRMSRLRDRATELEIQINADLFDNARVIASTLVSSNHRLLNGRRFPTLFIDEAAQALEAACWIAIRKADRVILAGDHCQLPPTIKCIEASRGGLDHTLMEKVVQQKPSAVSLLKVQYRMHEAIMQFPSDWFYHGELEAAPEVRYRGILDFDTPMNWIDTSEMDFHEDFVGESFGRINKQEANLLLQELEAYIERIGKERILDERIDFGLISPYKAQVQYLRGKIKGSSFLRPFRSLITVNTVDGFQGQERDVIFISLVRANEDGQIGFLNDLRRMNVAITRARMKLVILGDASTLTKHPFYKRLMLFIKKED; translated from the coding sequence ATGAGTAATAATCCGAAAAGTCCAATTATAGACCTTCAGCAACAGCAACTCCTCCTGCGGATGGAGTACGAATATGAGAAGGAAGAATTTAAGCGGCAGACCGAAACAATGGGCGTTGCCCGTAAAGTGAAACGTGGTCTCTGCTGGTATCCTGTCTCTCTTGGCCGAGGTTACTACAATTCGCTGAATCAACTTGTAATAGATATTACACGGACCGAAAATAAAGAAATAGAGCATTCCTTTGAGTTTGGCCGTCCAGTTTGCTTTTTCCACCAGTCATTCGAAGGAAAAGTGAAATATATGGATTTCATCGCTACCGTCAGCTTTGCCGACGAGGAACGAATGGTCGTAGTACTTCCCGGAGCGGGAGCTTTAACGGAACTGCAAACTGACGGTATACTAGGGGTACAACTTTATTTTGACGAGACATCGTACCGAGCCATGTTTGAGGCATTGGAAGACACGATACGCGCCAAAGACAACCGCCTGGCGGAACTGCGCGACACTTTGCTGGGTACTCAAAAACCGGGATTCCGCGAATTATATCCTGTCCGTTTTCCATGGCTGAACAGTACACAGGAAACAGCAGTCAACAAGGTGCTTTGTACGCGTGACGTATCTATTGTTCACGGTCCTCCGGGAACCGGGAAGACAACGACTCTTGTCGAAGCGATTTACGAAACATTACACCGGGAGCCACAAGTGCTTGTCTGTGCGCAAAGCAACACGGCTGTCGACTGGATTTGTGAGAAACTGGTAGACCGGGGAGTACCCGTGCTCCGCATTGGAAATCCGACCCGAGTCAACGACAAAATGCTTTCATCTACCTACGAACGCCGGTTTGAAAGCCATCCGGCCTATCCGGAACTTTGGGGAATCCGCAAATCTATCCGCGAAATGGGAAGCCGGATGCGCCGGGGTAGTTATTCTGAACGGGAAGGAATGCGTAATCGCATGAGCCGTCTCCGCGACCGCGCTACGGAGTTGGAAATACAAATCAATGCCGATCTTTTCGACAATGCCCGCGTAATTGCTTCTACCCTGGTCAGCAGCAACCACCGCCTGCTCAACGGACGTCGTTTTCCGACTTTATTCATCGACGAAGCTGCACAAGCCCTCGAAGCAGCCTGCTGGATCGCTATCCGCAAAGCAGACCGGGTCATCCTTGCAGGAGATCATTGTCAGCTTCCGCCAACTATCAAATGTATAGAAGCTTCCCGTGGAGGATTGGATCATACGTTAATGGAAAAAGTGGTTCAACAAAAGCCTTCTGCGGTCTCTCTATTAAAAGTACAGTACAGAATGCATGAAGCCATCATGCAGTTTCCCTCCGACTGGTTCTATCATGGAGAACTGGAGGCTGCTCCGGAAGTACGCTATCGGGGGATTCTTGATTTCGACACTCCCATGAACTGGATCGATACTTCAGAGATGGACTTTCACGAAGATTTTGTAGGCGAAAGCTTCGGACGCATCAATAAACAGGAAGCTAACCTACTACTGCAAGAACTGGAAGCTTACATCGAGCGTATCGGCAAAGAACGGATATTGGATGAAAGAATTGATTTCGGTCTGATTTCGCCATACAAGGCACAAGTGCAATATTTGAGAGGAAAAATAAAAGGGAGCAGCTTTTTACGTCCTTTCCGCAGTCTCATCACCGTGAATACGGTAGACGGCTTTCAGGGACAAGAGCGAGACGTTATTTTCATCAGTCTCGTACGTGCCAACGAAGACGGACAAATCGGATTTCTAAATGACTTGCGAAGAATGAATGTAGCGATTACACGGGCACGAATGAAACTTGTTATATTAGGAGATGCCTCCACCCTTACCAAGCATCCTTTCTATAAAAGATTGATGTTATTCATTAAAAAAGAGGATTAA
- the ilvC gene encoding ketol-acid reductoisomerase: MAQLNFGGTTETVVIRDEFPLEKAREVLKNETIAVIGYGVQGPGQALNLRDNGFNVIVGQREGKTYDKAVADGWVPGETLFGIEEACEKGTIVMCLLSDAAVMSVWPTIKPYLTAGKALYFSHGFAITWNDRTGVVPPADIDVIMVAPKGSGTSLRTMFLEGRGLNSSYAIYQDVTGKAYERTIALGIGIGSGYLFETTFQREATSDLTGERGSLMGAIQGLLLAQYEVLRENGHTPSEAFNETVEELTQSLMPLFAKNGMDWMYANCSTTAQRGALDWMGPFHDAVKPVVEKLYNSVKTGNEAQISIDSNSQPDYREKLNEELRQLRESEMWQTAVTVRKLRPENN; encoded by the coding sequence ATGGCACAGTTGAATTTTGGAGGTACTACTGAAACTGTAGTAATCCGTGACGAATTTCCATTGGAAAAAGCTCGTGAAGTATTGAAAAATGAAACAATCGCTGTAATCGGTTATGGCGTACAGGGGCCTGGACAGGCACTGAACTTACGTGATAACGGTTTCAATGTAATCGTTGGTCAACGTGAAGGAAAAACATACGATAAAGCAGTTGCAGACGGATGGGTGCCGGGTGAAACTTTATTCGGCATCGAAGAAGCTTGCGAGAAAGGTACTATTGTAATGTGCCTGCTGTCTGACGCAGCAGTAATGTCAGTATGGCCTACTATCAAGCCTTACCTGACTGCCGGAAAAGCTCTTTATTTCTCACACGGCTTTGCTATCACTTGGAACGACCGTACAGGCGTAGTTCCTCCTGCTGATATCGACGTCATCATGGTTGCTCCTAAAGGTTCAGGTACATCTTTGCGTACTATGTTCCTCGAAGGACGTGGCTTGAACTCTTCTTATGCTATCTATCAGGATGTTACAGGCAAGGCTTACGAAAGAACCATCGCGCTGGGTATCGGTATCGGTTCCGGTTATCTGTTCGAAACAACTTTCCAACGTGAAGCTACTTCTGACTTGACAGGTGAACGTGGTTCATTGATGGGGGCTATCCAAGGTTTGCTGTTGGCACAGTACGAAGTATTGCGTGAAAACGGTCATACTCCTTCTGAAGCATTTAATGAAACAGTGGAAGAACTGACGCAGTCATTGATGCCGTTGTTCGCAAAGAACGGTATGGATTGGATGTATGCTAACTGTTCTACTACTGCTCAGCGTGGTGCTCTTGATTGGATGGGCCCATTCCACGATGCTGTCAAGCCGGTAGTTGAAAAATTATATAACAGTGTGAAGACTGGTAACGAAGCACAGATTTCTATCGACAGTAATTCACAGCCTGATTATCGTGAAAAACTGAACGAGGAGCTCCGTCAGTTGCGTGAAAGCGAAATGTGGCAGACTGCCGTAACTGTTCGTAAACTTCGTCCGGAAAATAATTAA
- a CDS encoding acyl-[acyl-carrier-protein] thioesterase, giving the protein MSEENRIGTYQFVAEPFHVDFNGRLTMGVLGNHLLNCAGFHANDRGFGIATLNEDNYTWVLSRLAIELDEMPYQYENFSVQTWVENVYRLFTDRNFAIIDKNGKKIGYARSVWAMINLNTRKPADLLTLHGGSIVDYVCDEPCPIEKPSRIKVTSDQPIATLTAKYSDIDINGHVNSIRYIEHILDLFPIELYKTKRIRRFEMAYVAESYFGDELSFFCDEVSANEFHVEVKKNGNEVVCRSKVIFE; this is encoded by the coding sequence ATGAGTGAAGAAAATAGAATAGGAACTTATCAGTTTGTGGCAGAACCGTTTCATGTAGACTTCAACGGACGTCTGACCATGGGTGTACTGGGAAATCATCTGCTGAATTGTGCAGGTTTTCACGCCAATGACCGTGGCTTTGGTATTGCAACGCTGAATGAGGATAATTACACATGGGTGCTTTCACGTCTGGCCATTGAGCTGGATGAAATGCCTTATCAGTATGAGAATTTCTCTGTTCAGACGTGGGTGGAAAATGTCTACCGCCTGTTTACGGACCGTAATTTTGCTATCATTGATAAGAATGGGAAGAAGATTGGTTACGCACGTTCCGTATGGGCAATGATTAATCTTAATACCCGCAAGCCGGCCGATTTGTTGACCTTGCACGGAGGAAGTATCGTAGACTATGTCTGTGATGAACCTTGCCCTATTGAAAAGCCTTCACGCATCAAAGTGACAAGCGATCAGCCGATAGCTACTCTGACGGCAAAATACAGTGATATAGATATCAATGGTCATGTGAACAGCATCCGTTACATCGAGCATATCCTTGATTTGTTTCCGATTGAACTGTATAAGACCAAACGTATCCGTCGTTTTGAAATGGCATATGTGGCCGAAAGTTATTTTGGCGATGAACTCTCTTTCTTCTGCGATGAAGTGAGCGCAAACGAGTTTCACGTAGAAGTGAAGAAGAATGGTAACGAAGTTGTTTGCCGCTCGAAAGTGATATTTGAATAA
- the ilvN gene encoding acetolactate synthase small subunit, translated as MSDKTLYTIIVHSENIAGLLNQVTAVFTRRQINIESLNVSASSIKGVHKYTITAWTDKDTIEKVVKQIEKKIDVIQAHYFTEDEIYFHEIALYKVSTPAFQENPEASKLIRRYNARVVEVNPVFSIVEKNGMSEDITSLYGELKALNCVLQFVRSGRVAITTSCFERVNEFLDGREAMYNQSKNQ; from the coding sequence ATGAGTGATAAGACATTATATACGATAATAGTTCATTCCGAAAATATAGCCGGTTTGCTGAATCAGGTAACTGCTGTATTTACCCGTCGGCAAATAAATATTGAGAGTCTGAATGTATCTGCTTCTTCTATTAAAGGTGTACATAAGTATACGATAACAGCCTGGACTGATAAGGACACCATTGAGAAGGTAGTGAAACAGATCGAAAAGAAAATCGACGTGATACAGGCACATTATTTCACCGAGGACGAAATTTATTTCCACGAGATTGCATTATATAAGGTGTCTACTCCTGCTTTTCAGGAGAATCCGGAAGCATCCAAGCTCATCCGTAGATACAATGCCCGTGTAGTGGAAGTCAATCCGGTATTTTCTATTGTCGAGAAAAATGGAATGAGCGAAGATATAACCTCGCTCTATGGTGAACTGAAGGCTTTGAATTGTGTTTTGCAGTTTGTTCGTTCGGGACGTGTAGCGATTACTACCAGTTGCTTTGAACGGGTGAACGAGTTTCTCGATGGGCGGGAAGCTATGTATAACCAAAGTAAAAACCAATAA
- the ilvB gene encoding biosynthetic-type acetolactate synthase large subunit, translated as MKDLITGAEALMRSLEHQGVTTIFGYPGGSIMPVFDALYDHQNILNHILVRHEQGAAHAAQGYARVSGEVGVCLVTSGPGATNTVTGIADAMIDSTPIVVIAGQVGTGFLGTDAFQEVDLVGITQPIAKWSYQIRRAEDVAWAVARAFYIARSGRPGPVVLDFAKNAQVEKTKYEPTKVDFIRSYVPVPDTDEESVQAAAELINNAERPLVLVGQGVELGNAQGELREFIEKADMPAGCTLLGLSALPTEHPLNKGMLGMHGNLGPNINTNKCDVLIAVGMRFDDRVTGNLATYAKQAKVIHFDIDPAEVNKNVKVDVAVLGDCKETLASVTKLLKKKTHTEWIDSFKEYEKVEEEKVIRPELHPATNSLSMGEVVRAVSDATHHEAVLVTDVGQNQMISARYFKYTKERSIITSGGLGTMGFGLPAAIGATFGAPERTVCVFMGDGGLQMNIQELGTIMEQKAPVKIICLNNNYLGNVRQWQAMFFNRRYSFTPMLNPDYMKVASAYDIPSKRVFTREELKEAIAEMLATDGPFLLEACVVEEGNVLPMTPPGGSVNQMLLEC; from the coding sequence ATGAAAGATTTAATAACAGGTGCAGAGGCTCTGATGCGTTCTTTGGAACATCAGGGAGTGACTACCATCTTTGGTTATCCCGGTGGCTCTATTATGCCGGTATTCGATGCCTTGTACGATCATCAAAATATATTGAACCATATCTTGGTTCGTCACGAACAGGGAGCAGCTCATGCGGCACAGGGTTATGCCCGTGTATCGGGTGAAGTAGGTGTTTGCCTGGTGACGAGCGGTCCCGGAGCAACCAATACGGTAACAGGCATTGCAGATGCGATGATTGATAGTACGCCTATCGTAGTGATTGCCGGACAGGTAGGAACAGGCTTTCTCGGAACAGATGCTTTTCAGGAAGTTGACCTGGTAGGTATCACGCAGCCGATCGCAAAATGGAGTTATCAGATCCGCCGTGCGGAAGATGTAGCTTGGGCGGTAGCACGTGCGTTTTACATTGCCCGTAGTGGTCGTCCCGGTCCGGTGGTACTGGACTTTGCCAAGAATGCGCAAGTAGAGAAAACGAAATACGAACCGACGAAAGTCGATTTTATCCGTAGTTATGTTCCTGTTCCCGACACGGACGAGGAGTCTGTACAGGCTGCTGCCGAACTGATTAATAACGCCGAACGTCCGCTTGTATTGGTGGGACAGGGCGTTGAATTGGGAAATGCACAGGGCGAGTTACGTGAGTTTATCGAAAAAGCGGATATGCCTGCGGGCTGTACGCTGCTCGGACTTTCGGCTTTGCCGACAGAACATCCGCTGAATAAAGGTATGTTGGGTATGCACGGCAATCTGGGGCCGAATATCAATACCAATAAATGCGATGTACTGATTGCTGTCGGTATGCGTTTTGACGACCGTGTGACCGGTAATTTGGCTACTTATGCCAAACAGGCAAAAGTGATTCACTTTGATATCGATCCTGCGGAAGTTAATAAGAATGTAAAGGTAGATGTAGCTGTATTGGGAGATTGTAAGGAAACGTTGGCTTCTGTGACGAAACTCCTGAAAAAGAAAACTCATACCGAATGGATTGATAGCTTCAAAGAATATGAGAAAGTAGAGGAGGAAAAAGTAATCCGTCCCGAACTTCATCCTGCAACAAACTCTTTGAGTATGGGGGAAGTGGTACGTGCGGTAAGTGACGCTACTCACCATGAAGCTGTTTTGGTCACAGATGTAGGTCAAAATCAGATGATATCTGCACGCTACTTTAAATATACGAAAGAACGCAGTATCATTACTTCCGGAGGACTTGGAACAATGGGCTTCGGTCTTCCCGCAGCTATCGGGGCAACTTTCGGAGCACCGGAACGTACCGTATGCGTATTTATGGGAGATGGCGGACTGCAAATGAATATTCAGGAACTGGGTACGATTATGGAGCAGAAAGCTCCGGTGAAGATTATCTGTCTGAACAATAATTACCTCGGAAACGTACGTCAGTGGCAAGCTATGTTTTTCAACCGTCGCTATTCGTTTACCCCGATGTTGAATCCGGATTATATGAAAGTGGCCTCGGCTTATGATATTCCTTCCAAGCGTGTTTTCACTCGTGAAGAACTGAAGGAAGCTATTGCTGAAATGCTTGCAACGGACGGTCCGTTCCTGCTCGAAGCCTGCGTGGTGGAAGAAGGCAATGTTTTACCGATGACTCCTCCGGGCGGTTCGGTAAACCAGATGTTGCTGGAGTGCTAG
- the ilvD gene encoding dihydroxy-acid dehydratase, translating to MKKQLRSSFSTQGRRMAGARALWAANGMKKNQMGKPIIAIVNSFTQFVPGHVHLHEIGQLVKAEIEKLGCFAAEFNTIAIDDGIAMGHDGMLYSLPSRDIIADSVEYMVNAHKADAMVCISNCDKNTPGMLMAAMRLNIPAVFVSGGPMEAGEWNGQHLDLIDAMIKSADESVSDQEVANIEQNACPTCGCCSGMFTANSMNCLNEAIGLALPGNGTIVATHENRTQLFKDAAELIVKNAKLYYEEGDESVLPRSIATRQAFLNAMTLDIAMGGSTNTVLHLLAVAHEAEVDFKMDDIDMLSRKTPCLCKVAPNTQKYHIQDVNRAGGIIAIMDELAKGGLIDTSVRRVDGMSLAEAINEYSITSPNVSEKAIKKYSSAAGNKFNLVLGSQGMYYKELDKDRANGCIRDLEHAYSKDGGLAVLKGNIAQDGCVVKTAGVDESIWKFTGPAKVFDSQEAACEGILGGRVVSGDVVVITHEGPKGGPGMQEMLYPTSYIKSRHLGKECALITDGRFSGGTSGLSIGHISPEAAAGGNIGKIMDGDIIEIDIPARKINVRLTDEELAARPMTPVTRDRYVPKSLKAYASMVSSADKGAVRII from the coding sequence ATGAAAAAGCAATTACGCAGTTCGTTTAGTACACAAGGCCGTCGGATGGCGGGAGCCCGTGCATTGTGGGCGGCCAACGGCATGAAGAAGAATCAGATGGGTAAACCCATTATCGCTATCGTCAATTCGTTCACACAGTTTGTCCCGGGGCATGTACACCTACATGAAATCGGTCAGCTGGTGAAGGCGGAGATTGAGAAGCTGGGATGCTTCGCTGCGGAATTCAATACAATAGCTATCGACGATGGTATAGCAATGGGACATGACGGTATGCTTTACTCGCTTCCTTCACGTGACATCATTGCAGACAGTGTAGAATATATGGTTAATGCGCACAAGGCAGATGCAATGGTATGTATCAGCAATTGCGATAAGAACACTCCCGGAATGTTGATGGCGGCTATGCGTCTGAATATTCCTGCTGTATTTGTATCGGGTGGTCCGATGGAAGCCGGAGAATGGAATGGCCAGCACTTGGATTTGATCGATGCGATGATTAAATCGGCGGACGAAAGTGTTAGCGATCAGGAAGTAGCGAATATCGAGCAAAATGCTTGCCCTACTTGCGGATGCTGCTCCGGTATGTTTACTGCCAACTCGATGAACTGCCTGAATGAAGCAATCGGACTGGCTCTTCCCGGAAATGGAACCATTGTAGCGACACACGAAAACCGTACGCAGCTTTTCAAAGACGCCGCGGAACTGATCGTGAAAAATGCAAAATTATATTATGAAGAAGGAGACGAAAGTGTACTTCCCCGTAGCATCGCTACCCGTCAGGCTTTCCTGAACGCCATGACGCTGGATATAGCAATGGGTGGTTCTACCAATACGGTTCTTCATCTGTTAGCTGTTGCACACGAAGCAGAGGTAGACTTTAAGATGGATGATATCGATATGCTTTCCCGCAAGACTCCTTGTCTCTGCAAGGTGGCTCCCAATACGCAGAAATATCATATTCAAGATGTAAACCGTGCCGGTGGTATCATTGCCATTATGGACGAACTGGCAAAGGGCGGTTTGATAGATACATCCGTTCGCCGGGTAGACGGAATGTCACTGGCAGAAGCCATTAATGAATATTCAATCACCAGCCCGAATGTGAGCGAAAAAGCAATTAAGAAATATTCGAGCGCAGCCGGAAATAAATTTAATCTCGTACTTGGTTCACAAGGTATGTACTATAAGGAACTGGATAAGGACCGTGCAAACGGATGTATCCGTGACTTGGAACATGCTTACAGCAAAGATGGCGGACTGGCCGTATTGAAAGGCAATATTGCTCAAGACGGTTGTGTAGTAAAAACAGCAGGTGTAGACGAAAGTATCTGGAAATTTACCGGACCTGCCAAAGTTTTTGATTCTCAGGAAGCGGCTTGTGAAGGCATCCTTGGAGGCCGAGTAGTCAGTGGTGACGTCGTCGTCATTACGCACGAAGGTCCGAAGGGTGGTCCCGGTATGCAGGAAATGCTTTATCCTACCTCTTATATAAAATCCCGTCATCTCGGAAAAGAATGTGCTTTGATTACCGACGGACGTTTCAGTGGTGGAACTTCCGGATTGAGTATCGGACATATTTCTCCTGAAGCGGCAGCTGGAGGTAATATCGGAAAAATTATGGATGGAGACATTATCGAAATCGATATTCCGGCCCGGAAGATTAACGTGCGACTAACGGATGAAGAACTGGCGGCCCGTCCGATGACTCCTGTCACTCGTGACCGTTATGTACCGAAGAGCCTGAAGGCGTATGCCAGCATGGTAAGCTCTGCCGATAAGGGAGCAGTGAGAATAATTTAA
- a CDS encoding FKBP-type peptidyl-prolyl cis-trans isomerase yields METVENKYITVAYKLYTMEDGEKELFEEAKAEHPFQFISGLGTTLEDFENQITALSKGDKFDFTIPADKAYGQYDEQHVIDLPKNIFEIDGKFDSERIKEGNIVPLMTGDGQRVNASVVEIKPDVVVVDLNHPLAGADLIFEGEILESRPATNEEIQELVKMMSGEGGCSCGCDSCGDGCGDDCGCEGGHCH; encoded by the coding sequence ATGGAAACAGTAGAAAACAAGTACATTACCGTTGCATACAAACTATATACAATGGAAGATGGTGAAAAAGAGTTGTTCGAAGAAGCAAAAGCAGAACATCCCTTTCAATTCATTTCAGGATTAGGAACAACACTCGAAGATTTCGAAAATCAGATAACAGCTCTTTCTAAAGGTGATAAATTTGATTTTACCATTCCGGCAGATAAGGCTTACGGACAATATGACGAACAACACGTTATTGACCTCCCCAAAAATATCTTTGAAATAGATGGCAAATTTGACAGCGAACGTATTAAAGAAGGTAACATCGTACCTTTGATGACAGGAGACGGTCAGCGCGTAAATGCCAGCGTAGTAGAAATCAAACCGGATGTTGTAGTAGTTGACCTCAATCACCCGTTGGCTGGTGCCGACCTGATTTTCGAAGGTGAAATACTGGAAAGCCGTCCTGCTACCAACGAAGAAATCCAGGAACTTGTGAAAATGATGAGTGGCGAAGGTGGTTGCAGTTGCGGATGCGACAGCTGCGGTGATGGCTGTGGCGACGACTGCGGTTGCGAAGGCGGACACTGTCATTAA
- a CDS encoding serine dehydratase subunit alpha family protein, translating to MTESERRQIIELIKREVIPAIGCTEPIAVALCVAKAAETLGAKPEKIEVLLSANILKNAMGVGIPGTGMVGLPIAVALGALIGKSDYQLEVLRDCTPEAVEQGKQFIAEKRICISLKEDITEKLYIEVICKMGDTMAKAIIAGGHTTFIYIAKDEQTLLDKQQTVSEEEEDASLELNLRKVYDFALTAPLDEIRFILDTARLNKAAAEQAFKGNYGHSLGKMLRGTYEHKVMGDSVFSHILSYTSAACDARMAGAMIPVMSNSGSGNQGISATLPVVVFAEENGKSEEELIRALMLSHLTVIYIKQSLGRLSALCGCVVAATGSSCGITWLMGGSYNQVAFAVQNMIANLTGMICDGAKPSCALKVTTGVSTAVLSAMMAMEDRCVTSVEGIIDEDVDQSIRNLTRIGSQAMNETDKMVLDIMTHKGC from the coding sequence ATGACTGAATCAGAAAGAAGGCAAATTATAGAATTGATTAAGAGAGAGGTCATTCCAGCTATCGGATGTACGGAACCTATCGCAGTGGCGCTTTGTGTAGCTAAAGCTGCCGAAACACTGGGGGCGAAACCGGAGAAGATAGAAGTCCTGTTAAGTGCCAATATATTAAAGAATGCCATGGGAGTCGGAATCCCGGGAACGGGTATGGTCGGACTTCCCATAGCGGTTGCTTTGGGTGCGTTGATAGGCAAATCAGATTATCAGTTGGAGGTGTTGAGGGATTGTACGCCGGAAGCGGTAGAACAGGGAAAACAGTTTATCGCAGAAAAACGGATTTGTATTTCTCTAAAAGAAGATATTACGGAAAAGCTTTATATCGAAGTGATCTGTAAAATGGGAGATACAATGGCTAAAGCCATCATTGCCGGTGGACATACTACCTTTATATATATAGCAAAAGATGAACAAACGTTGCTCGACAAGCAACAGACAGTCAGCGAGGAAGAGGAAGATGCTTCGCTCGAACTAAACTTGCGCAAGGTCTATGATTTTGCACTGACTGCTCCGCTAGATGAAATCCGCTTCATCCTTGATACAGCCCGATTGAACAAAGCTGCTGCCGAGCAAGCCTTTAAAGGTAACTACGGACATTCTTTAGGTAAAATGCTTCGGGGGACTTATGAACATAAAGTGATGGGAGATAGCGTGTTTTCTCATATCCTCTCTTATACGTCGGCTGCTTGCGATGCCCGTATGGCTGGTGCTATGATTCCTGTAATGAGTAATTCCGGCAGCGGTAATCAGGGAATATCTGCTACACTTCCTGTTGTTGTTTTTGCGGAAGAAAACGGAAAAAGTGAAGAGGAACTGATCCGTGCTTTAATGCTAAGTCATCTCACTGTTATATATATCAAACAAAGTTTGGGACGTCTGTCTGCTTTGTGTGGTTGTGTGGTAGCTGCCACAGGTTCCAGTTGTGGAATCACCTGGTTGATGGGAGGAAGTTATAACCAAGTTGCCTTCGCTGTTCAAAATATGATTGCCAATCTGACAGGAATGATTTGTGACGGTGCAAAACCGAGTTGTGCTTTGAAAGTAACCACCGGAGTTTCGACAGCTGTACTGTCTGCCATGATGGCAATGGAGGACCGTTGCGTAACTTCCGTAGAAGGGATTATAGATGAAGATGTAGACCAAAGTATCCGTAACCTGACAAGAATCGGCTCGCAAGCCATGAACGAAACGGATAAAATGGTACTTGATATCATGACGCACAAAGGATGCTGA
- a CDS encoding PCMD domain-containing protein, whose protein sequence is MKAKHVIIYLLLAIVSSSCIREEALNAEADILSCILPGVTMTTSPIINNNSITIFVGPGTDISELKPEFTLTPGATISPLSGTERNFNTPQKYTVTAADGVWEKAYTVSVIDTELATNYNFEDTLGGKKYYIFVERERDKVVMEWASGNAGYAMTGVAKTADDYPTFQITDGKAGKCLSLVTRSTGFFGQLAGMPIAAGNLFIGSFDVNNAMSNPLKATKFGLPFRHVPTYLAGYYKYKAGDQFTEGGKPVNGKRDICDIYAIMYETSESVPTLDGTNAFTSPNLISTARIDDAKETNEWTYFKLPFITLPGKFIDKEKLRDGKYNIAIVFTSSLEGDHFNGAIGSTLLIDEAELIYHSEN, encoded by the coding sequence ATGAAAGCGAAACACGTGATTATCTATTTGCTACTAGCAATTGTATCCTCCTCATGTATCCGCGAAGAAGCCCTCAATGCAGAAGCAGACATATTAAGTTGCATATTACCGGGAGTAACCATGACAACCAGTCCTATTATTAACAATAATTCCATAACTATCTTTGTCGGTCCGGGAACTGATATTTCAGAACTCAAGCCTGAATTTACATTAACTCCAGGAGCTACGATCAGTCCGCTTAGCGGCACGGAACGAAATTTCAATACCCCACAGAAATATACTGTCACAGCCGCTGATGGCGTTTGGGAAAAAGCATATACCGTATCGGTGATCGACACGGAACTTGCCACAAACTATAATTTCGAAGATACACTTGGTGGAAAGAAGTACTACATATTTGTGGAACGCGAAAGAGATAAAGTAGTAATGGAATGGGCCAGCGGAAATGCGGGTTATGCCATGACCGGAGTAGCCAAAACAGCCGATGATTATCCCACTTTCCAAATAACGGACGGGAAAGCCGGCAAATGCCTCTCTCTAGTGACACGCAGTACCGGATTCTTCGGTCAGCTAGCAGGAATGCCTATTGCGGCAGGAAATCTGTTTATCGGCTCTTTCGATGTGAATAACGCTATGAGCAATCCGCTGAAAGCAACCAAATTCGGGCTCCCTTTCCGGCATGTACCCACTTATCTGGCAGGTTATTATAAATACAAAGCAGGAGATCAGTTTACAGAGGGAGGAAAGCCTGTGAACGGGAAACGGGACATCTGTGACATATATGCCATCATGTACGAAACCAGCGAATCCGTTCCTACTCTTGACGGAACGAATGCATTCACCAGTCCGAACCTGATTTCAACGGCACGGATTGATGATGCCAAAGAAACGAACGAATGGACTTACTTTAAACTTCCTTTTATCACTCTCCCCGGAAAATTCATAGATAAGGAGAAGCTAAGGGATGGGAAATATAATATAGCCATCGTGTTCACCTCAAGCCTGGAAGGAGATCATTTTAACGGAGCAATCGGAAGTACATTACTAATCGATGAAGCCGAGTTAATCTATCACTCGGAAAATTAG